A segment of the Camelus bactrianus isolate YW-2024 breed Bactrian camel chromosome 22, ASM4877302v1, whole genome shotgun sequence genome:
TAGAATGTGGCATTCCAGGTAACATCTGTAGCACTGCCTCATGAACTTGATCTTGTGTCCTTAGAGATCTGCAAACGGTGCACAGGCACCACCTTCAGTCATTGCATTGCCGGCTGCACATCCAGTGTGGTGTCAGATTGTTGCTGGTCTAAACAACTCTTCGATAAGCATGTCTGTTCCCCAGACTTGCTTCTGGATTGTTTCTGTTGGATCCCCTTCCTAAAGGGGGATTTCTGACTCTAAAGcaacacaggttttttttttttaaggcttaaaatatttaaaacactcTTTTACAGTAAATTTCTTTAGTATTTCTAGTAATTTATACAGtgtagggttttttaaaaaaagagaacaaatgtaCAGGGGGGAGGATATGGCTTaattggtagagcacatgcttagcatgcacaaggtcctagcacctcctttaaaaataagtaaataacctaattacctcaccccacccccaaaaagaaCAAATGTATAAAAGCATATACAATAAGAGGTCTATCCTCGACCCAGTGCTCTCTCCCAGTTCTCCTTGAGGAGAATTGTTAGTTTCCTGTCTATCCTTCCAGAAATATTCTATGCAGATACTGTATATAcccagtgttttttttaattgatactGTTATACTCTGTTCAGTATcttgctttaaattttatttttaaatttgggatTATGAAATATACCAAAGTAGCACagataatcacacacacacacacacacacacacacacacacacacacaaacacacacacacacacacgcacgcacacacacacacacacacacaccccgctaGTAGCCTGCCACACAGCTTTAAcaaatgtttaacattttatgTTGATATCTTGTTTAGGGCTGTCTTAAGAGGTAGCCGTATGTCAGTGCAGCTCCACACAGAGGAGTTGATTATATGCGTACACCATTCTTCATTCGGCCTGTTCCCAGCTCTTGGaaattgagtgttttttttttttttttcttaaataattgagTGGAGGTAATACCCCACCTTGTATAGTATCTGCCTGAGGAGGCACCAAGGCAAAGGGGAGCAAAGCTCGGCTTTGGCTTGGGTTCAAGTAGCTGCTCAGCCACTCTacatagctgtgtgacctggggtggGTGACACCCCTTTTGATTctttttactcatctgtaaaatgggcaggtTGTAGTAATCCGTCTCATAGTTGCTGGGTGGAGGAGAGCAGAAACTTAAGACTTAATTGGGTTTAGTTTCTCAGTCCCTTTAGGCAGGGAACTCTCCGCGGGACGCCAAACTCTCCTGGCCTAGAGCAATTAGAGCGCTGAACCACAGCTCCTCAGCTTCAAACTGTTCCCCGCCCCTTTCCCCGGCCACGCTGGGGGCGGGGCGGTTGAATGTTTCTGTGACGTCAGCGTGCGCAGGGCCAATCCCCCTTCCCGGCAAGCATTAGCTTATTTGCATGGGTTGCCCATTATTGGTTCGTTGGGCAATCCAGGCCGTCCCAGCTTTTTAAAGCCACCGCGTAGTATAAACAACGAGATGCGGGGCGGACAGGCCATGATGTCATCGCGGCGCAGTAGCTCTCAGGGCTGACGTCATCTCCGGGGAGGCAGCCCGCCCAGGGCTCTTAGGGCCCTCCTAACCACTCGGGCTGGCTGGTTTAAGAGGCAGCTTCTGCCCCGTCGAAGGGCAGGTCCATTGCACTTCAGTGTCCCAGGCGCCGCCCTGTCCTGAAGAGGGGACCATGACACGGTAAGTCCAGGCTGCGGCTCTCAAGGCGGGGCCTAATTCTCCGGcagggaaactgagcctcagaagcACGAGTGATTCGCGAATTTACATAGCAAGAGTTGCAGCCAATTTGTCTTGCCCACCCCGGGGTCGCCCATCTTTAGATCAGGCCATGTGGCCCCGCCCCTTGCCTGCGATGGCTGCGGCTACTTTAAACGAGAAGGTGGGGGCGACagggagttgttttttttttttttttttaagaaaaaaaaaccctgccttCCAAGATGGCAGCCCACTAATCACGTGCCGAGTCGCGGCGGGTGATTGGGTCTCCGTGCTCCCGCGGGGCGGAGCTCTTGGTGAGGGGCGGGGCTCTCGCGGGCAGCAGCCGGTTACTGTTTGCCGGAACCTCCCGGCGCGCCCCCGCGAGTCCCCCTCCCGCCCGGCGCGCGACCCCGCCGCTTCGAATGTTGTGAATCAAATGTGGGGTTTGTTACATTCCGCTGCCGCCGCGGACAGTTCTTAAAGGGCCAGCCGCCGGCAGCTGCGCAAACCGGGCCGCGTCCTGCGCCGCCTCCCGCTCCCCGTGGGCCTGGGCCGAGAGACTGACCGCGCGTGGGCCTCGCGAGGCAGACGCCCGACGGACGGACAACAAAGAGGGGCCCGGAAGGAGCCGGACTGCCTCTGGAccggggggtgggaggggagcacATTGTTCCGCAGGGCGGGGGCTCTTAAAGGGTCCAGGCAGCAcacccccactccccgccccctacCCAGCTTGGCCGTCCTAGATCGGGAACAAAGGAGTCAACGTGTGGCCAGGCTGCCGAAGGTGAGTCGGGCCAGAGCCCCCAACTCCCGATTTCCGCATCCTTGAAActcccgcccccctcccctgggACTGGGGGCTGTGATCTAGCTGGCTCCGCAGGAGTTAATCACGGGCAGTCCGGAGCGGGAGCGGCGAGGCCTCCAGAACCAGggaccccctccccatccccagcgcACCCCAAGGCCTGGCCGAGTCTCCCTTCTCCCGAGGCGAGGCAGAGCGCTGCGGTTGGAGAGGAAggagccgccccctccccctgccgccGCCACTTCCtttgttgttgcttttgtctCACGCCGAGCACATGGTCCGGGATCCTTGGCTCTTAAAGTCACAGCGCTCCGTCCCCGACGCCGCAGTCTGGCCGCCCGCCCCTCATCTCCCTCTGAACACGGCATAAAGGAGTGAGAGGGGGACGAAGGAAGTCCCTCTTCGGGCGAGTATCAGCACTTCGGCCCACTGCCCCCATCCCTACGGAAGGATGGCTGAGGAAGCTCCCCAGAACCCCACAACCCGCGCCTGGCCCACACTGAGGAGGGGCACTGGTGCCCTCCCCCACTAATATGACTACCAGGTTTCTTGTCTCTTCTGGTTTTACTTGGGAGCTCTGGGAAGAGAGGTTtctacccccattttacagctgtggCAACTGAGATTCACAAAAGTGAAGAGATTTCCTTGACCAAGGTCACTCAGGTAGTCTGGGCTAGCAGAAGACTCTTAGCTACCAGCCTGGTGGTCCTGCCTTTAGCTCCATCCAGGCATTGCAGCTGTGGAGCTCTGCTTGCCTGCTAGGCAGTGCTGGTGCCTTTTGAGGGGGGCgttgggaggaggaagaggggcttCTAAATCTGCTTGAGTCTGCTCCTGTTCTCTGGGCTTGACTTGGCTTATCTGCACAACAGCTCCCAAGCCCAAATGGTATGGCGGGGTCTCCCTAGACCAGGATGGTATATAGCTGCTTGGGGCACTGGAAGTAGAGAGTTGGCTGCCCCCTGGGGAGATGGTAGATGCAAGGTGCAGTGCCTGCTTCTGGGCAAGACTGGATTTAGGGACAGGACCTTCAAGACGCGTTTACCCAGACCTCATTGAGAGCCCAGACAGGAGAGGTATGGCAAAAGGCGGAGCAGTTAGGTGGTGGTCACCTGGCCAACTCTTGCTGTTGACTTTGAGCAAGTTGCTAGCGCCAGCTCCAGGCCTCACTCACTTCTCTCCACAGTGGGCCTAGTCAGGATGCCTGAAAGAGAAAGCTCTCCTGATCTCTTTTAGGGCCCGGAATAGAGAATTGAGATTAGGTAGTTCTTGGGGCTATGGATGGGGTTGAGGGAATTGGAGCCTGGAGGCCAGCCAGGACTAATTCTGTTACCTCTCTGGCTTTATGGTTTGGAGCAAGTTACTTCCTTTCTGTGGGTCtcagttttttcaactgtgaAGTAAGTGTGTCTACCCTGGGGCCATCTCTTTTCCCAGTCAAGAACCCGGGCCCCCTCCCTTGCCAGCTGTGGTATTCCCAGAGGGAGGCACATTTCCTGGCTGTCTCCTTCAGGTCTTGAAGTGGCATCTGATTTCTgcttgggggatgggggtggaagcCATCCTGTCTTATTTTCTGATAATGATCATTCACACCTAAGCCTTACAAATCACTGCTGTGGCCTTTGAGCAGTCCTTGCCAGTCCACCGGGTGGTGATTATTAgactgttcccattttacagatgagttagCTGAGGCTCAGGGGAAGCAGTGTCCAGTCCTCAGCCCCGTCCTCAGCTAAGACTCTGGCCAGAAGTCAGGGTAGCATGCGTAAGATTCAAGGTTTGGTACCATTGTCCCCAGCTAGAGGCCCTTCTGTCTGTTGGTTTGGTTTCTCAGCTCCTTGCCACTTCCCTTTCCTGAGGAATGGGTGTCTTTGAAGAGGTTGGCCAGAACAAACTGCCGTGGGCCTGGGCCTCTGTGGTTCCGCACCCCGGAGCCTGGACACTGCCCAGGCTTCAGCAAGACAGCTTGGGACGAGAGGCGCAGTGAGGGCACTGCCATGTCCTCGTGCACTCACAGCTCCCGCTGACTGGCCTTGGAccggcctctctgagcctcggtgtcCCTGCCTCTGGGGGTTGCTTTGAGGACTCATGAGGATGGCCCATGGATGGCCCATGGGAAGTGCTGTAGTTGGTGTTGTTAACACCCCTCATTGGCAGGCCTGCGGGCTCCCAGGATCTCTGAGGTCAGTTAGAGTAGAGGTTCTCAAGCCTGGCTGTGCTGCAGGAACCGCTGGGGAATTTGCGCCCTTGTTCAGGAGGTCTGGGCCGGGCCAAGAGTCTGTTGTTTCAGTTTTTGGGGGGTTTCCTCTGAGTCTTAGTGTTTGTTTGCTTGGCTGGGTTATCCGCAGgctgtgtgtgtacgtgtgtgtgtgtgtttgtgtgtgtgtgtgtgtaaggccaTGTGCTTGGCCCAGGCCAGAGGTCACAAACCAAGTCACCTGTGGTGGGCAGGCAAGGAGTGGGCTTGAGGCGGCCTAGAGGGAAAGCTCATGCTCAAAGTGAGGGGGACCACGCAGAATGAGGGCCCAGTGGGACCAGATTATCTGTTTCCTGCCACCCTTCCCACAAGGCCAGGTTTTTATTTAGTCTcccagtttttgtttgcttgtatttttgcgggggggaattaggtttatttactttttttttttttaatggaaatactggggcttgaacccaggaccttctgtatgctaggcatgcactctaccactgagctataccctcccccctgtcATCTCCCAATTTTTACTCACCGGCACTAACTTCACTGCTGCCAGACTGTGGCCGTATGTAATCGGCTCTCCAGTGTGCATTTACTACATCGAGCCTGCCCTGTGCTGGACACAAGCTGATCactgggccctgccctcccctctgccaaGTGCTAGAGCCCAAGTTGGACAGGGAAGGCATGAATTCTAGCCCTTACGCTTCCTGGCCATGGCCTTGGCCCCGTCCCGTAATCAGGGAGAGAAGAGCCTCCCCTGCAGCCTTGTTTAGAGATTTAGGGCCCAGGTAAAGCTCAGCACAGAGGAAATGTTCTTCCCACTGTTGGCAAGAAGGAACAAGGTGTTGAGGTGACAGTACACCAGTTCCCCGGCTGTGTCAGCCAGGAGGTGACACTTAAAGCTGGGTATAAAGGAAGCATAGGAGTTTGGTTAGATGGAGGCTGGGCTCCCTGTGGCAGGAACAGCCAAGGGCTGGTCCTGTTAGATGCACCCTTCAGCTTTGCAGGGCCTGACAGGTTCCAGGCCTTTCCCTGCCAGGGCCTCACTCCACCCTCTGGAGTTAATGACAGTCCCCCCAACTTCCCCCACCTGGATCCCAGCTCCTGCCCCGCCTCATTCCCACTCACCTTCCTCCCTTAGGTTTAGGTGCATGCTTCCTTTTTTCCTCAGCAAGCCCCACCTCCCACTTGGGGGCTGTGTTGGGTCAGGTTTGTccatcccccagccccttcctgccccGCCTCCAGTCCACCAGAGGCTCACTTCCTTCATCACCTTCTGCAGCAGGGTGCAGCAAGAGGCTTGTAGTCAGCTTACCTCCCAGCTTTGACACTTCCTGTGGGGCCATGGGCAAGTCCTTtcctgtctctgagcctcagttttctcttcctcAAAATGGAGCTAACAGTACCTTCCCTGAAGACTAGATGGAGACCACTTGAGTAGGCGCTGCGGGAACAGGTTATGGAAAGAAAGCAtacagtcggccctctgtatccatAGGCTCCACATTCATGGATTCAGCTAACTGCAGATTGAAAATATTGGGGGGGGCAGGTTTCTACAAAGTTGTAAAAACCAAAACTGGAATTTACCACTTTCGTGGCTCTTACGCTCTATTAGGTGTCATACATAATGTAGAAATGGTTTACATTAAGGTCCATGGGACGATGTGTGTAGGTTATTTGCAAATGTTACACCATTTTATACAAGGGACAtaagcatccttggattttggtatctgtaggggatcctggaaccaatcccctgtgggTACGGAGGGACGACTGTACTGACTTGGGTTGGGAGCCCTCGAGAGCAGGAACTGGGTCAGAACCCCTGACCCCTGACAGTGGAAGGAGAACTGGGCCCCAGGCCTGTTTGGAGTCGTCCCCCCCACCGCTCCAGGATCCCTGGTTACCTGGAGGTCAAAGTTGCAGACTGTCACACCAGTCTAGGGTTCCCTGGGGACCCCACCCTGAGGGAACCTCACCAGAGCCACCTGGCCTGGAAGCATGCTGGCCAGCCCTCTGAACTTACCACAACCCTGAGGGGGACCCTGATCTCACTTCAGAGCAGGAAATGGGAGGCCTGGGCTCCCTGCAGACCGAGCCTGTCCCTGGTCTGTCAGCCCTGAACCCCGGTGCCACAGCGCATGCTGCATGGGGAACACGGGGGCTTGGTGGACCCAGTGGCACACCTCTGGAACCAGGCTGCAGGGGGTTGATGCTGTTTCCCCGACCCCTAATGGAGCAAGGGACtggacttctctgtgccttagttccttTGTCGGTTTGCCTCCTAGGGTTGTGAGCCCCggcccacccctccacccctctgccACCCCTGATGCAACCATGGGCTCTGGCAGTGACTAGGTGGCCGCCCTCCATCCCTGTGGGTCAGCGGCGATTCTCTGCGGGACCCGGCAGCAGCCCGGGCCAGCTCcggggaaggtaggaaggaacCTCCCAGTCCTGCCAAGCCTGAGCCCCAGAGCTGTCAGCCCGGGCTGGGGGCACGGGGGCCAGGGGTGGCGGGGCACAGGGCCCTGagttctctcccttccccagtgGGTAGTGACCGTGGCTTCTCTCCATGCTCTGTGAATGAGCGGCCCCCCTCAGTCCTCCTGGGGCCTCCTCTCTGTGGTGCAGCCCCGGCCGCGAGGGCCCCCTGGCCAGCCCGCCTGCCCAGGATGAGCGCTTACCCTCCCAGCAGCCACCGCCCCGACCAGCACACCTCCCTGTAGAGGAGCGCCGAGCCTCGGCTCCTGCCGGCGGGAGCCCCCGAATGCTGCACCCAGCCTCCCAGCAGAGCCCGTTCATGGTTGATCTCCACGAGCAGGTAGGCGggatgctccccacccccacgccccaccccaaccctgttGCCCCTGGCCTCTGGCGAGCCAGTCTGAGGAGCAGAGGGAACAGAGCCCTGACTTCACCTGCTGAACCCATTGCACATCCGGGGAGGCACCGTTAGCCCTGTTTTACAGGTTAGTAAATTGAGGCCCAGAATAGGGAAGGGCCTTCCCTGGGGCTGCACAGTGGCTGAGTGGTGGAGTCAAAGCCCCTCCCAGGTTCCCAGggggctctctgctctctggtgcctggggcagggggacagcCAGGTCTGTACCTGGGTAGGCCCCagccagagaagggaagggagctgCCCTGGTAGGACTTTCTCACCTGGGGGCAGCCGAGTGGCCTCCCTCCAGTTCCTGGGTCTCTCTCTTCCTACAGGTGCACCAGGGACCTGTCCCTCTGTCCTACACGGTCACCACAGTGACGACCCAAGGCTTCCCCTTGCCTACAGGCCAACACATCCCTGGCTGCAGTGCCCAGCAGCTCCCAGCATGCTCCGTGATGTTCAGCGGGCAGCACTACCCCCTCTGCTGCCTCCCGCCCCCGGTGAGTGAGCGCCTAGGCCTCCTACCCCACCCCCGGCTGAAGCCCCAGGCACACGCCAGTAGCAGAACTGAGCTGACCTTACCTTGCGCAACCAGGCTGACAGCCTCTACCCGCCTCCAGGCCACAGCCCTGTGCAGAAAAGTGCCCGTGCATTCGTGTGCAGTGGGAGAGTGTTTCAGGGTTCCGGGACGCCCCTGCATCCCAGCGTCTGCTTTATGCTTTGCAGTTGTAACTGTGGGTCTTAAGAGCGAGATGCTCTGCCTGGGAGGCCTAGGCCAGGGATGGATGGTCCGGAGGACTTTGGTTGGGACCTCTTGCTGGGTAGTCTGGCCCCTGGCCCTGGCTCCAAACATaggcccagcccagagcccagaagAACGTTCTCCAGCCCCACGCACTTTTCAGCAGCTGATCCAGGCGTGTACCATGCAGCAGCTCCCTGTGGCCTACCAGGCCTACCCCCACCTCATCTCCAGTGAGCACTACATCCTGCACCCACCGCCGCCAGCCCCACACCCCCAGCCCGCTCACATGGCGCCTCTTGGGCAGTTTGTGTCCCTGCAGACTCAGCACCCCCGCATGGTGAGTCTGGGCAACGAGTCTGATGCCAGAGGGGACGGTGAGGGGCCGGGAGGTGGGGCTTCCCCTATCGCTGACTCTGCTGACCCCCCTccactccctccagcccctgcagcGCCTTGACAATGACGTGGACCTGCGGGGGGAGCAGCACCCCCTAGGGAGCTTCACCTActccacctctgccccaggcccGGCCCTGTCCCCGTCCATGCCCCTGCACTACCTGCCCCACGACCCCCTGCACCAGGAGCTGTCCTTTGGTGTGGTGAGTGCCATCCCCAACCCAGGCTTTAGGGTGTCCGGGAGACAGACCCGCTCTGACCTGCACCTGGCCCCCCTCCCGCAGCCATACTCCCACATGGTGCCTCGGAGACTGAGCACCCAGAGATACCGCCTGCAACAGCCgctgcccccgccgcccccgccgcctccCCCACCACCGTACTACCCCAGCTTCCTGCCCTACTTCCTGTGAGT
Coding sequences within it:
- the RNF44 gene encoding RING finger protein 44 isoform X1, with protein sequence MQPWALAVTRWPPSIPVGQRRFSAGPGSSPGQLRGSPGREGPLASPPAQDERLPSQQPPPRPAHLPVEERRASAPAGGSPRMLHPASQQSPFMVDLHEQVHQGPVPLSYTVTTVTTQGFPLPTGQHIPGCSAQQLPACSVMFSGQHYPLCCLPPPQLIQACTMQQLPVAYQAYPHLISSEHYILHPPPPAPHPQPAHMAPLGQFVSLQTQHPRMPLQRLDNDVDLRGEQHPLGSFTYSTSAPGPALSPSMPLHYLPHDPLHQELSFGVPYSHMVPRRLSTQRYRLQQPLPPPPPPPPPPPYYPSFLPYFLSMLPMSPTAMGPTISLDLDVDDVEMENYEALLNLAERLGDAKPRGLTKADIEQLPSYRFHPDSRQSEQTLCVVCFSDFEARQLLRVLPCNHEFHTKCVDKWLKANRTCPICRADASEVPREAE
- the RNF44 gene encoding RING finger protein 44 isoform X3 — its product is MLHPASQQSPFMVDLHEQVHQGPVPLSYTVTTVTTQGFPLPTGQHIPGCSAQQLPACSVMFSGQHYPLCCLPPPQLIQACTMQQLPVAYQAYPHLISSEHYILHPPPPAPHPQPAHMAPLGQFVSLQTQHPRMPLQRLDNDVDLRGEQHPLGSFTYSTSAPGPALSPSMPLHYLPHDPLHQELSFGVPYSHMVPRRLSTQRYRLQQPLPPPPPPPPPPPYYPSFLPYFLSMLPMSPTAMGPTISLDLDVDDVEMENYEALLNLAERLGDAKPRGLTKADIEQLPSYRFHPDSRQSEQTLCVVCFSDFEARQLLRVLPCNHEFHTKCVDKWLKANRTCPICRADASEVPREAE
- the RNF44 gene encoding RING finger protein 44 isoform X2, with the translated sequence MQPWALAVTRWPPSIPVGQRRFSAGPGSSPGQLRGSPGREGPLASPPAQDERLPSQQPPPRPAHLPVEERRASAPAGGSPRMLHPASQQSPFMVDLHEQVHQGPVPLSYTVTTVTTQGFPLPTGQHIPGCSAQQLPACSVMFSGQHYPLCCLPPPLIQACTMQQLPVAYQAYPHLISSEHYILHPPPPAPHPQPAHMAPLGQFVSLQTQHPRMPLQRLDNDVDLRGEQHPLGSFTYSTSAPGPALSPSMPLHYLPHDPLHQELSFGVPYSHMVPRRLSTQRYRLQQPLPPPPPPPPPPPYYPSFLPYFLSMLPMSPTAMGPTISLDLDVDDVEMENYEALLNLAERLGDAKPRGLTKADIEQLPSYRFHPDSRQSEQTLCVVCFSDFEARQLLRVLPCNHEFHTKCVDKWLKANRTCPICRADASEVPREAE